CTCTACGCGACCGTCGATGCAAACCCCAAGTTTGCCGGCATTTACGCATCTAATGATTCGGGCGAAAACTGGAGTCTTGTAAACGGCGATCCGCGTCTCTGGGGCCGCGGCAGTGACTTTGCCGAACTGCGAGTGCATCCGACAGACCCGAATACGATCTTTGTCGCTAACGTCTCGTCACACAAATCGACCGATGGCGGTAAAACCTTTACGAGCTTTAAGGGGGCTCCGGGCGGCGACGACTATCATCGGATCTGGATCAACCCTGACCATCCGGATGTAATGCTATTTGCGACAGATCAGGGCGCGACGATCACCGTTAACGGCGGCGAGAGTTGGTCGAGTTGGTACAACCAACCGACTGCCCAGTTTTATCACGTAAATACTGACAACCGATATCCGTATTGGGTGTGCGGCGGCCAACAGGAGAGCGGTTCCGCGTGTGTAGCGTCACGCGGACGCACCGGTGCGGTCGGCGCCTGGGATTGGGAGACTGTCGGCGTCGAAGAATATGGCTACGTCGCCCCCGACCCGCTTGATCCTGACATCGTTTACGGCGGTAAACTCACGCGTTTTGATCGGCTCACACGCCACGTGCAAAATATCGCCCCCGAGGCGGTTCGAACCGGCAAGTATCGGTTTTTGCGAACGGCACCGGTGATCTTTTCGCCGGTTGATAATAAAAGCCTGTTTTACGGCGGTAACGTCATATTTAAGACGATGAACGGCGGTAATAGCTGGGATGTGATCAGCCCCGACCTTTCGCGTGAAAAGTGGGATGTACCGAAAAGCGTTGGTATTTACGCCACCACGGAAATGGAAACGATGTCGCGACGCGGTGTGGTATACACCGTCGCCCCATCGTATAAGGACATAAATACGATCTGGGCAGGCACAGACGACGGTCTTATTCACGTCACCCGAAATGGTGGAAAAAGCTGGTCGAATATTACGCCGCCCGAGCTTAAATCCTGGGCCAAGGTGTCCCTGATCGACGCTGGACGCTTTGACGCAAATACCGCATACGCGGCGGTCAATACATTTCGGCTAGATGACCTTCGCCCACACATTTACCGCACGCACGACGGTGGAAAGACCTGGAAAGAGATCGTCAAGGGCATCCCGGATGGCGGAATCGTAAATGCCGTGCGTGAGGATCCAGTGCGAAAGGGATTGTTATATTGCGGTACTGAGCAAGCCGTTTATTTTTCGACCGACGACGGCGAAAATTGGCAGCCGCTAAGGCTGAATATGCCGGCGATCTCGATCCGTGATCTCGTAATCAAGGATGACGATCTCGTAGTCGGTACGCACGGCCGCGGGTTCTGGATACTCGACGATGTCACACCGCTGAGGCAACTAGGTCCGTCGATTGCGTCATCGAACGCAACTCTCTTTACGCCCCAATTGGCGACCCGCGTGAAACGAAGCCTACACACGGATACCCCGTTTCCGCCGGAGGAACCGGCCGGCAAGAATCCTCCTGATGGAGCGATCATCAACTATTACTTAAAACAGCCGTCAAAATCACCGATCGTGCTCGAGATCACCGACGCTGCCGGCAGATTTATCCGGAAATTCTCGAGCGATGATAAACCGCTCGATGTCAGCAATTCTAAGATAAACCCGCCGTCGTATTGGATCCGGCCGTTTCAACCACTCAAAAATGAGGCCGGAATGCAGCGATTCACTTGGGACCTGTTATACCCTAATCCGTCGGCAAACAGCTACGACCTGCCGATCTCCGCGATCTACAAGGACACGCCGTGGGTACCGCAAGGACCGGCAGTTCTTCCGGGAGTTTACAATGTTTCACTGACTGTCGACGGTAGAAAAGTTACGCAGAAATTAACCGTGCGTATTGACCCGCGGGTGAAAACCTCGGCGATCGGACTAAAGCAGCAGTTTGATCTTTCAATTGAAGCATATCAAGGTATCGGCCGTTCCCAACGCCTCGTCCAGCGCATTCAGCGAGAGATCGCCTTGCTCGAACAAGCTAACCCGTCTAGCCCGAAGATCGTCAATTTGAAGTTGTTGCTGAACGGCTCACCACCGAAACCCGGCACATCCCCGGAGATCGCCGACTTACCCCTAAACCGATTGGCCGGAGCCTTCACTCAGTTGCTCGACCTGCTACAGGACGCGGACGTTGCCCCGAGTACCCAAGCTGTCAAAGCGGCACGTGACCTTCAGCTTGCGCTCACAAAAGCTGTAAATTCTTTGCCGCCGGACGATATATAAACCAAAAAAGGCGTCCGAAAGGACGCCTTAGTTTCACTTAAAATGGTGCCGTCTATAAGATTCGAACTTACGACCTATCGCGTGTGAAGCGAGTGCTCTACCACTGAGCTAAGACGGCTATAATTTAGATCGACGGATCGTCAGCTTTTGCGGGCCGATTTTCGTCAGTGCCCTTGATACCGCTGAGGGACGAATCCGTGTAAAAATGCCGCGTTCCCGTTGAAGTGACACCCTCGGCGACCTGCGGGTCGGCAGTTATAGAGTAAAACGACGGCCTTGTGGCAGACGCCGGTTCGACAGTA
This is a stretch of genomic DNA from Chloracidobacterium sp.. It encodes these proteins:
- a CDS encoding glycoside hydrolase → MMVAASASLLQAQKVDASLYQSMEWRMIGPFRAGRTVGAVGIPSQPNVFYIGLNNGGVWKTTDAGRTWKPIFDDQPTGSIGDIALAPSNPNVIYVGSGEGLQRPDLATGDGMYRSRDGGKTWAHLGLRDGQQIASIAVDPKDENHLFVAVLGHPYGPNEERGIYRSTNGGDTFDRVLYKDENTGAMQVEFDPRNSQIVYADLWAGRQGPWENGAWQGKESGLFKSTDGGSTWTKLTHGLPTIEQGLGRIGFTISRSNPSKLYATVDANPKFAGIYASNDSGENWSLVNGDPRLWGRGSDFAELRVHPTDPNTIFVANVSSHKSTDGGKTFTSFKGAPGGDDYHRIWINPDHPDVMLFATDQGATITVNGGESWSSWYNQPTAQFYHVNTDNRYPYWVCGGQQESGSACVASRGRTGAVGAWDWETVGVEEYGYVAPDPLDPDIVYGGKLTRFDRLTRHVQNIAPEAVRTGKYRFLRTAPVIFSPVDNKSLFYGGNVIFKTMNGGNSWDVISPDLSREKWDVPKSVGIYATTEMETMSRRGVVYTVAPSYKDINTIWAGTDDGLIHVTRNGGKSWSNITPPELKSWAKVSLIDAGRFDANTAYAAVNTFRLDDLRPHIYRTHDGGKTWKEIVKGIPDGGIVNAVREDPVRKGLLYCGTEQAVYFSTDDGENWQPLRLNMPAISIRDLVIKDDDLVVGTHGRGFWILDDVTPLRQLGPSIASSNATLFTPQLATRVKRSLHTDTPFPPEEPAGKNPPDGAIINYYLKQPSKSPIVLEITDAAGRFIRKFSSDDKPLDVSNSKINPPSYWIRPFQPLKNEAGMQRFTWDLLYPNPSANSYDLPISAIYKDTPWVPQGPAVLPGVYNVSLTVDGRKVTQKLTVRIDPRVKTSAIGLKQQFDLSIEAYQGIGRSQRLVQRIQREIALLEQANPSSPKIVNLKLLLNGSPPKPGTSPEIADLPLNRLAGAFTQLLDLLQDADVAPSTQAVKAARDLQLALTKAVNSLPPDDI